CCAAAAAGCTTATGGTTTTCCCTGTAGCCGCGCCTTGGGACAACTAAAACAAATAGAATCTAAAGCGTCTGAATATCAAAAGCTATCCGCACCAAAAGTGCTGTTTATAGACTTTGAGGAATAGTGGCGATAAATTTCGCTCAAGGCAGATATTGAATATAATTGACTTCTTCTTGCCAATGCCCAAAATGGTAATATTTGCCTGTTTTAAATCTTTCCCGCAAATTTTTGTGCCGTTACTCCTTCTTTTCGCCCTCGCAGCAATATTATTTAAGTTAGGCAGAAAAGCGTTAGAAGGGAATTAGGTTTTTATCAAAAAAATCCTGGTTGGTCTTGGAAATGCTGGAAATATTGGAGGCTGTATTCAAACAATTCAAGCTTAAATTAGTCCACTGCTGGGGGGTTTAAAAGATTCTCCAGGACTTTTATTCTCAGAAGGATTAAATTTGGCAGACTTGGAAGAAAAAATGTTCTTCTGTCTAACAATATTTTGATAAGAACTGGAAACAGACTTTAGCCAAGATATACGAGAAGGAATAGGAGCGCGAGCGGGTTTTAATCCCTGAAGCACGTCTGATAGCTGCAACCCTTCTAAAGGCTTGGCTTCCTTGATTTTGTGCCACACAGAGCGAGACATTAACAAAGTATGCTCGGCAGAAATTGCGCCTATTTTATTAAAGTATTCTTCTCTTTCTGGTTGATAGTCAGCAGAAACTATTTCTAACGGTTGAGCATAAAATTGGTTTTCAGGAGCCAAACCCTGTTTTCGCTCCACAGATTTCTGAACTATCTGCGCCATCTGCGCCGTCAGCTTCGGATACAGCCATGTATAGGCAGGGTTGACGGTTAATTGCGCCCGATGAGGACGAGAACCATCTTTAGAGGATTCTAGTCGAAAATAGCCAATTGCTGCTTTTCTTTGTGGTTCAAAAACATACCCGCTAACTACATCCGTGCCGTTAAGCCAATGTCGAATCTGACTAACTGCATTTTGAACTATGCTGCTTTTAAAATCTTCTGCGTGGCGGTCAAAAACTTGCCGTAGTAGCGGAGGCATAGAAACACAATCTAGCTGATAAAGTAATGGTGCATCCGCATTACTTATAGGCAGAAAATTGGGTAAGTCTGGATTTTGCTGTGCCAATTGAGTGATTAGTTCAGCTGATATTTGCCAGTACGTCATTTGAGCTAAAGGCTGAAAACCATTTTCTCGATAAAGAGCCAAATGATTTTTTTCATTCACGTTTACCTCTAGCATCCATGTCCTTGCTTCCCAAATGTTTTGCAAACAATGACGTAATAACTGCGAACCAATTTCTTTTTGGGTTTTGAGTAACTCCACTTCAGAAGAGTTGCTATTGAGCAATACCCTTTCTACTCTCCAAGTGCTACGAGTGCTGTTAAGAGAAGCAACCTGGATCAAACCTAGAACTTCTTCTAAATATTGAGCTACATATACTCGCCAACCATGATAATAAGAACGAGGTAAAAGACTCAAAAACCTTTTTAGTCCGTACCAAGAACCTACTTGTTCTAGTTCCCTATCGATAGTTATAAGACGCTTTGAAGTTTCTTTGGCAACACATTCGCTCACCAAAGCATTAATTGCATCCACATCACGATATTGAAGAGGACGAACTATAAGCTGTTCATTATTAGGTATGGATGAAGTCATGATTTTTTGTTAATCAACCCTTTCTAACTGCCACAAAATTTGATTTCCTTCTCGTCTGACTCTAGATACAACCCAATTGCGCCATGACCAATGATCGCCTCTGCTAGTTACAGCACTGGCATTAATATCCATTAAGTCTGCAAGCTCGGAACTGCTGATGAGATAA
This DNA window, taken from Pleurocapsa sp. FMAR1, encodes the following:
- a CDS encoding GNAT family N-acetyltransferase gives rise to the protein MTSSIPNNEQLIVRPLQYRDVDAINALVSECVAKETSKRLITIDRELEQVGSWYGLKRFLSLLPRSYYHGWRVYVAQYLEEVLGLIQVASLNSTRSTWRVERVLLNSNSSEVELLKTQKEIGSQLLRHCLQNIWEARTWMLEVNVNEKNHLALYRENGFQPLAQMTYWQISAELITQLAQQNPDLPNFLPISNADAPLLYQLDCVSMPPLLRQVFDRHAEDFKSSIVQNAVSQIRHWLNGTDVVSGYVFEPQRKAAIGYFRLESSKDGSRPHRAQLTVNPAYTWLYPKLTAQMAQIVQKSVERKQGLAPENQFYAQPLEIVSADYQPEREEYFNKIGAISAEHTLLMSRSVWHKIKEAKPLEGLQLSDVLQGLKPARAPIPSRISWLKSVSSSYQNIVRQKNIFSSKSAKFNPSENKSPGESFKPPSSGLI